In Natronococcus occultus SP4, the following proteins share a genomic window:
- a CDS encoding RNase P subunit p30 family protein: MYEAVRVHPEGQSTVARLAKRAADYGYEGMVVRNHSGTRADYDADTIANEYGIDVVDGVEIRAADPQQASGSVGNYRTSRTLIALEGGTNALNRFAVEQAKVDVLAGPMAGDGDVNHVLAKAAVENGVRIEFDLSGALRESGGRRVRTLQSLRKLSEIVDYYDAPYVVSADPYSHLELRSPRELQAVGEEIGLSSDFIEDGLAEWGRLAERNRRIDSESFIEPEVEWGQYEADDS, encoded by the coding sequence ATGTACGAGGCCGTCCGCGTCCACCCCGAGGGACAGAGCACGGTCGCCAGGCTCGCGAAACGGGCGGCCGACTACGGGTACGAGGGGATGGTCGTGCGCAACCACTCCGGAACTCGAGCCGACTACGACGCCGACACGATCGCCAACGAGTACGGGATCGACGTCGTCGACGGCGTCGAGATCCGGGCCGCAGACCCCCAACAGGCCAGCGGCTCGGTCGGTAACTACCGCACCTCACGGACCCTCATCGCCCTCGAAGGCGGGACGAACGCCCTGAACCGGTTTGCGGTCGAACAAGCGAAGGTCGACGTACTGGCGGGGCCGATGGCCGGCGACGGCGACGTCAACCACGTACTGGCGAAAGCCGCCGTCGAGAACGGCGTCCGAATCGAGTTCGACCTCTCGGGCGCGCTCCGGGAGAGCGGCGGGCGGCGGGTTCGAACCCTCCAGTCGCTGCGGAAGCTCTCCGAGATCGTCGACTACTACGACGCGCCCTACGTCGTCAGCGCCGACCCGTACTCGCACCTCGAGCTTCGCTCACCCCGCGAACTGCAGGCGGTAGGCGAGGAGATCGGCCTCTCGAGTGACTTTATCGAGGACGGACTCGCCGAGTGGGGCCGACTCGCCGAGCGCAATCGTCGCATCGACTCCGAGTCGTTCATTGAACCGGAGGTTGAATGGGGACAGTACGAGGCCGACGATAGCTGA
- the tbsP gene encoding transcriptional regulator TbsP, producing MTSNLLNHQIDDILESILGDASGDVYMVNPSRDAIEEFVSVATNFDGELPSVHMLADERTLKDVMDDFIVASNAADLVSQGSLSLRSLEEAPENSLLVTEDSVVAIVHANDRVGGLVTDDKSFVEDTHDAYATRWEDASEFNLRTPPISDVQDTLSEEISPGAQEDFSAILDSLETARGDGDGLDEVTISLLVAAKNEALLYDISKWGEDVGIASKATFSRTKTKLEDMGLIDTEKVPIDVGRPRLRLKIGDERLTEADNGQLATVAQSILN from the coding sequence ATGACCTCGAATTTACTCAATCACCAGATTGACGATATCCTCGAATCGATCCTCGGAGACGCGAGCGGTGACGTCTACATGGTAAACCCGTCACGAGACGCCATCGAGGAGTTCGTCTCCGTCGCGACGAATTTCGACGGCGAACTCCCCTCGGTTCACATGCTCGCCGACGAACGGACGCTCAAAGACGTCATGGACGATTTCATCGTCGCGTCGAACGCCGCCGACCTCGTTAGCCAGGGCTCGCTCTCGCTGCGCTCACTCGAGGAGGCCCCCGAGAACTCGCTGCTCGTAACGGAAGACAGCGTCGTCGCCATCGTCCACGCGAACGACCGCGTCGGCGGACTGGTCACCGACGACAAGAGCTTCGTCGAGGACACCCACGACGCGTACGCGACCCGCTGGGAGGACGCTTCCGAGTTCAACCTCCGGACGCCACCGATCTCGGACGTTCAAGACACGCTCTCCGAGGAGATTAGCCCCGGCGCCCAGGAGGACTTCAGCGCGATCCTCGACTCGCTGGAGACCGCCCGCGGCGACGGCGACGGTCTCGACGAGGTGACGATCTCGCTGCTCGTCGCCGCCAAAAACGAGGCGCTGCTGTACGACATCAGCAAATGGGGCGAGGACGTCGGCATCGCCAGCAAGGCGACGTTCAGCCGCACGAAGACCAAACTCGAGGACATGGGCCTGATCGACACCGAGAAGGTTCCCATCGACGTCGGCCGCCCGCGCCTGCGCCTGAAGATCGGCGACGAGCGGCTCACCGAGGCCGACAACGGCCAGCTCGCGACGGTCGCCCAGTCGATTCTCAACTAA